In Manis javanica isolate MJ-LG chromosome 18, MJ_LKY, whole genome shotgun sequence, the following proteins share a genomic window:
- the LOC108399103 gene encoding olfactory receptor 4C16-like, translating into MQQNNNVTEFILLGLTQDPIRKKIVFVTFLLFYLGTLLGNLLIITTIKMSRELGSPMFFFLFHLSLSDTCFSTSVAPRMIVDTLLKKATISFNECIVQVFSFHFFGSLEIFILILMAADRYVAICKPLHYVTVMSRRVCSVLVAMAWVGSCVHSLAQIFLALSLPFCGPNVIDHYFCDLQPLLKLACTDTYTVNLLLVSNSGAICTVSFVMLVFSYVIILQSLRNHSAEGRRKALSTCISHITVVILFFGPCIFIYTRPATTFSMDKMIAVFYTLATPLLNPLIYTLRNAEVKNAMRKLWSKNLVLEDKR; encoded by the coding sequence ATGCAGCAGAACAACAATGTGACTGAGTTCATTCTGCTTGGGTTGACCCAGGATCCTATTAGGAAGAAAATAGTGTTTGTCACTTTCTTGCTTTTCTATTTGGGGACATTGCTGGGTAACTTGCTGATCATCACGACCATCAAGATGAGCCGGGAACTTGGGAGTCCAatgttcttcttccttttccacttgtctttgtctgacaCCTGTTTCTCTACCTCCGTTGCCCCCAGAATGATTGTGGACACCCTTTTGAAGAAGGCCACTATCTCTTTCAATGAATGCATAGTCCAAgtcttttcattccatttttttggCAGCCTGGAGATCTTCATCCTGATCCTCATGGCCgctgaccgctatgtggccatctgtaagCCCCTGCACTATGTGACCGTCATGAGTCGGCGGGTCTGCAGTGTGTTGGTGGCTATGGCCTGGGTGGGGTCCTGCGTGCATTCTTTAGCTCAGATTTTTCTGGCCTTGAGTTTACCTTTCTGTGGTCCCAATGTGATTGATCACTATTTCTGTGACTTGCAGCCCTTATTGAAACTTGCCTGTACAGACACCTACACGGTCAATCTCCTCTTGGTGTCCAACAGTGGGGCCATCTGTACAGTGAGCTTTGTCATGCTGGTGTTCTCCTATGTTATCATCTTGCAATCCCTGAGGAACCACAGTGCTGAAGGGAGGAgaaaagccctctccacctgcatCTCCCACATCACTGTGGTCATCTTGTTCTTTGGTCCttgcatatttatatacacacgCCCTGCAACCACCTTTTCCATGGACAAGATGATAGCGGTGTTTTATACACTTGCAACACCTTTGCTCAACCCTCTGATTTATACACTAAGGAACGCggaagtgaaaaatgccatgaggAAATTATGGAGCAAGAACTTAGTCTTAGAAGACAAAAGATGA